The Citrus sinensis cultivar Valencia sweet orange chromosome 4, DVS_A1.0, whole genome shotgun sequence DNA segment GCTTATTTGTTAATGAACATTCTTCAAACTTCTGTAACACGGTTGATGTTTAAAATAATCTTATCGATCATACACTTGAGTTTTCCacaattagtaataaaatatgtatatttgtGCTGCATTTAGAGTCTGAATAACATTGATAGAAGAGTGTTAATTTTGTAGTTCCTGCAATGGACAAATTTCCTGGAATAGAAGATAATAATGTTCCTGGTAGGATTATCCCTGGAGGAGGGAGTATTACACTTAATCATGGAAGGAAAGCTGTAATCCTCAAAGTTGTTAACACCGGAGACAGGCCAGTTCAGGTGTTTGCCTTTAGCTGAATTCCTCTATTCTTGTTATGTACTTTTTCCTTGTTGAATTATACCTTTGGActaattttacattattttgaagttaCTTATCAAAATCAAGTTTCTATTATTTTGTAGTTACATGAAACTTGTGCAGTTTACCTGTTTAAATGTTAAGGTTACTTATGTCAGTTAAAAGAGTACATCAAatgctttttatttatctGTTGGGCAAGATTTGGCCAGAGCCAGTTGTATGATTTGTCTGTTTATTTAGACTAATGTATAATTTTGTGGTACAAGCTTAGTTTTATTCAGCAATCTGTGAAGATGCATTCCAAAAGCATCATATTTTAACAACTGACAACCTCTGATTTGCTGTTTTGCTTTGAAAACCCTCTCTGTACATAAATCATTAAGCGTTCTTTTTTCCAGGTGGGTAGCCACTATCACTTCATTGAGGTGAACCCCTACTTGGTTTTTGATCGAAGAAAAGCATTTGGGATGCGCTTGAATATAGCAGCAGGAACAGCTACACGATTTGAGGTCCAATCTTGtaatctttatcttttacGAAAGTTATAATTCTTTGTTATGATTTCATGTTAAGAGATTCGTTTTCTGTTCAAAAGTGGTTTTATTTACTGAAGTAACGTGCCCTGTTGATTCCTTCACGTGGCAAAAAGTTTCAGCTGCTGCCTGCTAgcaaatttctcaattttttaaagggaaattatcattcgtatatcctatatttgctctgttataaaaaatactacaacactttgagggtatATCAATTGGCCACCCTAAATTGTCAAAAGCTATCTgccgaccaccaaaccgttagctgccatttgaaagttaacggaattatatcaaattgacaattttacccttgaaacttaaattaaagtaaaggaaaattatcacttgtatacccttaaattctcttattatcacttgtatacccttaaattatcacttgtatcatatgaaaatacCAAATTACTCCTCTGATATCATCCTATTTAAACAGCAAGTAACGGTTTGGTGGACGGcaaatacattttgtcaacttagggtgaacgattgatacaccctcaaagtgttatagtatttttgataacgGAGTAAATTAagggtatacgaatgataattttccttttttaaataagttgtGCTGTGTCGGTACGCACGATTTAAGAGAGCTGCTATCGAGATATTATGTGAGAAAGTATCCGACACAAGCCTACTCTGAGGATTTGGTTTGAtagttgtgaaaaaaattatttgtgattttatgttaagattgaataatattagttagtcTTTTGTTTTGAGAAGAGTTCACTAGTAGTTCATTGAATATGTCATTGAAGCTTTGGTGTTTCCTAGTTTTATTCATGGGCTTGACGTCTTCATCTCTTTAGTCAAAGCATTCTGTGCATTTTAAGTCTTTTACAggaatttttttactttgacAGCCAGGGGAAAGTAAAATTGTTAAACTTATAAGCATTGGAGGTAGGAAAGTGATCAGAGGTGGAAATGGAATTGTGGATGGTCCAACTGATGATGCTGGATGCTCAGCAGCTATGGAAGCTGTAAAATTGAGACAATTTGGCAACCAAGAAGAAGCAAACACTAGGTTTGGAATTTCTTCTGAGCAAATTTCTGCTACCTTGTTTACTTCTATTCTAGTTATCAATAAGATTCTTAATTTAGATAGCCTAGTCTAACCGAAGAATTGAACAAAGGTGGCTGACCTTAGTAGTGATTTTGCAGTGTAGGCATAGCTGGAGAAGATCGTTATCTCACTACTGTCATTTCTCGGGAGGCTTATGCTAACATGTATGGCCCGACTACAGGTGATAAAATTCAGCTTGGAGATACCGAGTTGTATGCTGAAATTGAAAGCGATTTTTCTGTTTATGGCGATGAATGTGTATTTGGAGGTGGAAAAGTCATAAGAGAGGGCATGGGCCAGGCCTGTGGCCATCACTATGCTAAGTCTCTGGATACTGTAATAACGAATGCTGTGATTATAGATCATTCTGGAATTTTCAAGGCAGATATTGGTATTAAAAATGGTCTTATTGTTGCCCTTGGTAAAGCGGGCAATCCAGATATTATGAACGATGTCCATCCTAATATGATAATTGGGGTAAGTTTCATACTGAAATGTGAAAGCAGTTAGCAGTGTAGAAGTTATAATTCCCCACTGTGTCTCTAGCGACATACTCATACCTGCTCATTCTTTCTCAGGCTAACACTGAGGTTATTGCTGGAGAAAGATTTATAGTAACTGCAGGAGCCATAGACTGTCATGTGCATTTCATATGCCCTCAATTGGCACATGATGCAATTGCAAGTGGTGAGCAATATTGTTAGAAATACTTTAGCTGCTGTCTTTCTTATAAACAACTTGCATGTACACATAAAACTGCATTACCTTAATATCTGAACTGTCGAAGATATCTGTGAGTTTATTGAATTTCATGCATTTCATGTCTTTCCTTTTTAATGATTAGAGTTGGGAGTAGAGTGGATTGTACCCtgtatattttaagttttaacaaAGACAGTATGTAGGATCATGAACATATTAAACCTGCAATTGAAGATGTGAAAGAATAATCACATGTGCTCAAATGGTATCCAAAACACTTGAAAAAACTCATCTGGATACAATAGTGACCATCCTGCAGATTGTTCCATTAATAATGGGACATGGAGTTGCATTTTAGATTCTGTTATCTGTGACTCAGTGTTTATCGGAATTCTTAAAACTCATTTTAGGAGAAAAGAGTGAGAGAAACAGAAACATGTTAACCAAATAtccttgtaaaattttaaacgaGACTTACTCCAAGTACTTTAACCATTTTGTAGGCATTACAACATTAGTGGGAGGTGGAACAGGACCTGCTGATGGGACACGAGCAACTACTTGTACACCAGCTCCGTCACAGATGAAGTTAATGCTGCAATCAACTGATGACCTGCCTCTAAATTTTGGCTTCACAGGAAAAGTAAACTTATAGATTGTATACTTGTGAACTTTCTTCTGCTCATTTATTCTACAGACCAATTCGAGGCAGAGCTATCCTCTGTTAATCTATAAGATAACTAGATGACCTTTCACCTTCTTCCTTCTCCTTTATTATGCATGTCTACTTTAGGGGAACAGTGCCAAACCTGATGAGCTacatgaaataattaaagctGGAGCTATGGGATTGAAGTTGCATGAGGATTGGGGAAGTACACCAGCTGCAATAGATAATTGTTTGACTGTTGCAGAAGAATATGACATCcaggtttctttttcctctccTGAATCTTACAAAAAGAAGTTTTTTCTGTTTTAAGTTTTGCATTGATAGCCATCCTTTTCTATGCATGATGATTTGGCAGGTTAATATCCACACTGACACTTTGAATGAATCTGGATTTGTGGAACATACAATCGCTGCCTTTAAAGGAAGAACAATTCATACTTACCACAGGTATTATTTTCATGCATACTCTGCAATTTGTTTCTCGATATTCTTTGAGTTCCAACACATCATTAGACCACTAGATAATCAATATTGTTCTCACAATAGCAAAATTCCTTCTTTCAAGATGCCTCGTGACTTCGATTTCGCATGTAAAGAGAATGTTCTTAGTTGCTGTCCTCTTTGTTGACGCATTTGATTTTGTACATAATATTTACAGTTCATGCTTGAggtttttctacttttttctGCCCATCCTCAGTAAGCTTTAAGATATATGGCTTGTGAATATGATGAACATTTTATTACATAACTTGCCATAGGGAATAAGCACTACGGCTTGTAAAGAAAGgatatatttgttattttagatctgtgtttaaaattgtaaataaaaacatatattcTCTTTTCGGAAAATCCCATTAcatttactgattttttatgtttctaaCATTTGATAACTTCTTGGACAGTGAAGGTGCAGGTGGTGGTCATGCTCCAGATATTATCAAAGTTTGTGGTGTCAAAAATGTCCTTC contains these protein-coding regions:
- the LOC102621210 gene encoding urease, translated to MKLTPREAEKLGLHNAGYLAQKRLARGLRLNYTEAVALIATQTLEFVRDGDKTVAELMDIGKQILGRRQVLPAVAHLLDTVQVEGTFPDGTKLITIHDPIASENGNLELALHGSFLPVPAMDKFPGIEDNNVPGRIIPGGGSITLNHGRKAVILKVVNTGDRPVQVGSHYHFIEVNPYLVFDRRKAFGMRLNIAAGTATRFEPGESKIVKLISIGGRKVIRGGNGIVDGPTDDAGCSAAMEAVKLRQFGNQEEANTSVGIAGEDRYLTTVISREAYANMYGPTTGDKIQLGDTELYAEIESDFSVYGDECVFGGGKVIREGMGQACGHHYAKSLDTVITNAVIIDHSGIFKADIGIKNGLIVALGKAGNPDIMNDVHPNMIIGANTEVIAGERFIVTAGAIDCHVHFICPQLAHDAIASGITTLVGGGTGPADGTRATTCTPAPSQMKLMLQSTDDLPLNFGFTGKGNSAKPDELHEIIKAGAMGLKLHEDWGSTPAAIDNCLTVAEEYDIQVNIHTDTLNESGFVEHTIAAFKGRTIHTYHSEGAGGGHAPDIIKVCGVKNVLPSSTNPTRPYTSNTIDEHLDMLMVCHHLHKDIPEDVAFAESRIRAETIAAEDILHDMGAISIISSDSQAMGRIGEVISRTWQTAHKMKSQRGSFGPSAADNDNLRIRRYIAKYTINPAIANGFSQFVGSVEVGKLADLVLWKPSFFGAKPEMVIKGGAIAWANMGDPNASIPTPEPVLSRPMFGAFGRAGSANSIAFVSKAAAECGIKSSYGLNKRVEAVSNVRKLTKLDMKLNDSLPTITVDPETYTVTANNEVLTCSAATKVPLSRNYFLF